One Prodigiosinella aquatilis DNA window includes the following coding sequences:
- a CDS encoding fumarylacetoacetate hydrolase family protein — MYQHRDWQGALLDVPVNKVVCVGSNYSDHIREMGSATPVEPVLFIKPETALCDMCQPVAIPKHLGSVHHEVELAVLIGTPLKQADEELVARSIAGYGVALDLTLRDLQANFKKAGQPWEKAKGFDGSCPISGFIPVSEFGDPQQTELGLSINGEMRQQGNTRDMITPILPLIAYMSRFFTLRAGDIILTGTHQGVGPLQSGDILTITLNENTLNTRVI; from the coding sequence ATGTATCAGCATAGAGACTGGCAGGGCGCGTTGTTGGATGTCCCGGTCAACAAGGTAGTGTGCGTGGGCAGCAACTATTCGGATCATATCCGGGAGATGGGGAGTGCAACCCCCGTTGAGCCAGTACTGTTCATTAAGCCGGAAACGGCTTTGTGCGATATGTGTCAACCTGTGGCTATTCCCAAGCATTTGGGTTCTGTACATCATGAAGTGGAGCTGGCGGTGTTGATCGGTACACCACTAAAACAGGCGGATGAAGAGCTTGTGGCGCGCTCGATTGCTGGCTATGGAGTGGCATTGGATTTGACCTTGCGTGATTTGCAGGCAAATTTCAAAAAGGCGGGGCAACCGTGGGAAAAGGCCAAAGGTTTTGATGGTTCTTGTCCTATTTCTGGCTTTATTCCCGTGTCGGAATTTGGTGACCCACAGCAGACTGAATTAGGGCTTAGTATTAACGGTGAGATGCGTCAGCAAGGGAATACACGTGACATGATCACGCCGATCCTGCCTTTGATCGCTTACATGAGCCGTTTTTTCACACTACGTGCCGGAGATATCATACTGACAGGGACACATCAGGGCGTGGGACCACTTCAATCCGGGGATATACTGACCATTACCTTAAACGAGAATACCCTGAATACCCGCGTTATATGA
- the dsbB gene encoding disulfide bond formation protein DsbB: MLRFLNRCSRKRGTWLLMALTAFVLELVALYFQHVMLLKPCVLCIYQRSALFGIMGAGLVGAIAPSTLLRYPAIALWIYSAAEGLGLAIKHTDVQLHPSPFNTCDFFVSFPSWLPLDKWLPAIFSATGDCAERQWHFMNLEMPQWMIVIFGAYLLVAVLVLVAQPFRPKRRDLFGR, translated from the coding sequence ATGTTGCGATTTTTGAACCGTTGCTCCCGTAAGCGCGGCACTTGGCTACTAATGGCATTAACGGCCTTTGTCCTTGAATTGGTCGCGCTTTACTTCCAGCATGTGATGCTACTGAAACCCTGTGTACTGTGCATTTATCAACGTAGTGCGTTGTTTGGCATTATGGGTGCCGGTCTGGTGGGAGCTATTGCTCCATCAACTCTTCTGCGCTATCCCGCTATTGCATTATGGATATACAGTGCGGCAGAAGGCTTGGGGCTGGCCATAAAGCATACTGATGTTCAATTGCATCCTTCACCATTTAACACCTGTGACTTCTTTGTCAGTTTTCCATCCTGGCTACCGCTGGATAAATGGCTACCTGCTATTTTCAGCGCTACCGGAGACTGTGCTGAACGTCAATGGCATTTTATGAATCTGGAAATGCCACAATGGATGATAGTGATCTTTGGTGCCTATCTGCTGGTCGCTGTACTGGTCTTGGTTGCACAACCTTTCCGGCCTAAACGGCGTGACCTTTTCGGGCGTTAA
- the fadR gene encoding fatty acid metabolism transcriptional regulator FadR produces the protein MVIKAQSPAGFAEEYIIESIWNNRFPPGSILPAERELSELIGVTRTTLREVLQRLSRDGWLTIRHGKPTKINNFWETSGLNILETLARLDHDSVPQLIDNLLAVRTNIAGIFIRTALRINPAQAQEVLKPVESVNDSADAVAELDYDIFRGLAFASGNPIYGLILNGLKGMYLRVGRYYFSNPDARKLALAFYRRLDAMCHDGLYEQVLETVRHYGKESSVIWHSMQSAIPHDLAEGHR, from the coding sequence ATGGTTATAAAGGCGCAAAGTCCGGCGGGATTCGCGGAAGAGTATATTATTGAAAGTATATGGAATAATCGATTTCCTCCTGGGTCCATTCTGCCGGCAGAAAGGGAGCTTTCCGAACTGATAGGCGTGACACGTACTACGCTGCGTGAAGTATTGCAGCGGTTGTCGCGTGATGGCTGGTTAACAATCCGGCACGGTAAGCCAACAAAAATCAATAACTTTTGGGAAACGTCAGGTCTCAATATTCTTGAGACACTGGCTCGACTGGATCACGACAGCGTTCCACAATTGATCGACAATCTGTTAGCTGTTCGTACCAATATCGCCGGAATTTTTATTCGCACGGCATTGAGGATTAATCCAGCACAAGCCCAGGAAGTTCTTAAGCCAGTTGAATCAGTAAATGATAGCGCTGATGCTGTCGCTGAACTGGATTACGATATTTTCCGTGGGCTGGCATTTGCTTCCGGCAATCCGATATATGGGCTAATTCTGAATGGATTAAAAGGGATGTATTTACGCGTTGGGCGTTACTATTTCTCTAACCCGGATGCGCGTAAGCTGGCGTTGGCATTCTATCGTCGGTTGGATGCCATGTGCCATGATGGGCTTTATGAGCAAGTATTAGAGACAGTTCGTCATTATGGCAAGGAAAGCAGTGTGATTTGGCACAGTATGCAGAGTGCGATCCCACACGATCTGGCGGAAGGTCATCGATAG
- the minD gene encoding septum site-determining protein MinD, whose translation MARIIVVTSGKGGVGKTTSSAAIATGLAQKGKKTVVIDFDIGLRNLDLIMGCERRVVYDFVNVIQGDATLNQALIKDKRTENLYILPASQTRDKEALTRDGVENVLNTLAEMEFEFIICDSPAGIETGALMALYFADEAVITTNPEVSSVRDSDRILGILSSKSRRSERSEEPIKEHLLLTRYNPGRVNRGDMLSMEDVLEILRIPVLGVIPEDQSVLRASNQGEPIILDGDSDAGKAYADTVDRLLGEERPYRFIEEEKKGFLKRLFGG comes from the coding sequence ATGGCACGCATCATTGTTGTTACATCGGGTAAAGGGGGCGTTGGCAAGACCACTTCAAGTGCGGCCATTGCTACCGGTTTAGCCCAAAAAGGGAAGAAGACGGTTGTCATTGATTTTGACATCGGTCTTCGTAACCTTGACCTGATTATGGGATGTGAACGCCGGGTGGTTTACGATTTTGTGAATGTCATTCAAGGTGATGCCACTCTAAACCAGGCATTGATCAAGGATAAACGCACCGAGAATCTGTACATTCTGCCCGCTTCCCAGACCAGAGATAAAGAGGCGTTAACCCGCGATGGCGTGGAAAACGTACTTAACACCCTGGCCGAAATGGAGTTCGAGTTTATCATCTGCGACTCGCCAGCCGGTATTGAGACTGGAGCGCTGATGGCGCTTTATTTCGCTGATGAAGCCGTTATCACCACCAATCCGGAGGTTTCTTCAGTACGCGACTCCGATCGCATTCTGGGTATCCTCTCTTCCAAATCACGTCGTTCTGAACGCTCCGAAGAACCGATTAAAGAACATCTGCTGCTGACCCGTTATAATCCAGGCCGCGTTAATCGTGGTGATATGCTCAGTATGGAAGACGTACTGGAAATTCTGCGCATTCCCGTGCTTGGTGTTATTCCGGAAGACCAGTCAGTGCTCCGGGCGTCAAACCAGGGTGAACCCATCATTCTGGATGGGGACTCCGATGCCGGGAAAGCGTATGCTGATACGGTGGATCGTTTGTTAGGAGAAGAACGGCCTTATCGCTTCATTGAGGAAGAGAAGAAAGGTTTCCTTAAACGACTTTTTGGGGGATAA
- the minE gene encoding cell division topological specificity factor MinE: MALLDFFLSRKKTTANIAKERLQIIVAERRRGDSEPHYLPQLKRDILEVICKYVQIDPEMVTVQLEQKGDDISVLELNVTLPEPEETPK; the protein is encoded by the coding sequence ATGGCCCTACTTGATTTTTTTCTGTCCCGAAAAAAAACGACAGCAAATATTGCCAAGGAACGGCTGCAAATTATTGTCGCGGAACGACGTCGGGGGGACAGTGAGCCCCATTATTTGCCGCAATTAAAGCGGGATATTTTAGAGGTCATCTGTAAATATGTACAGATAGATCCCGAAATGGTGACAGTTCAGCTAGAACAGAAAGGCGATGATATATCGGTGCTTGAACTGAATGTGACATTGCCAGAACCTGAAGAAACACCTAAATGA
- a CDS encoding YcgL domain-containing protein — protein MFCVIYRSAKRDQTYLYVEKKDDFSRVPETLMKSFGEPHLVMLLPLNGSKKLASADIEKVKQCLNEQGFYLQLPPVAENLLNAHQVNVKGDT, from the coding sequence ATGTTTTGTGTGATCTATCGAAGCGCTAAACGCGACCAAACATATCTGTATGTCGAAAAAAAAGACGATTTTTCCCGTGTGCCGGAAACGTTAATGAAAAGTTTCGGTGAACCTCATTTGGTAATGTTATTACCGCTGAATGGCAGTAAAAAACTGGCTTCAGCCGATATAGAGAAAGTAAAGCAGTGTTTGAATGAGCAGGGATTTTATCTGCAGTTACCGCCAGTGGCAGAGAATTTATTAAATGCTCATCAGGTAAATGTAAAAGGTGATACCTGA
- the minC gene encoding septum site-determining protein MinC: MSQTPIELKGSSFTLSVVHLYDQQPEVVYQALQEKIEQAPAFFKNAPVVINISMLTADADWTKLQQAISSTGLRVVGVSGCKDIQLKTAIEQAGLPLLSEGKGKHRVTEPVAPVTATIKTKVVNTPVRSGQQIYARNCDLIITSSVSAGAEVIADGNIHIYGMMRGRALAGVSGDVQSQIFCTHLSAELVSIAGRYWLSDQIPESYLGQAARLNLNLLDNVLNIKPLD; this comes from the coding sequence ATGTCACAAACGCCAATTGAGCTAAAAGGCAGTAGCTTTACCTTATCGGTTGTTCATTTGTATGATCAACAACCCGAGGTGGTTTATCAAGCACTGCAAGAAAAGATCGAGCAGGCTCCCGCATTTTTTAAAAATGCGCCGGTCGTAATTAATATTTCGATGCTGACTGCAGACGCAGACTGGACAAAACTGCAGCAAGCCATTTCGTCCACCGGGTTACGTGTTGTCGGAGTCAGCGGGTGTAAAGATATACAGTTGAAAACGGCGATCGAACAAGCCGGTTTGCCGCTGTTAAGCGAAGGGAAAGGCAAACATCGGGTGACGGAGCCTGTTGCACCAGTGACGGCGACAATCAAAACCAAGGTGGTGAACACCCCGGTGCGTTCCGGTCAACAGATTTATGCTCGCAACTGCGATCTTATCATCACCAGCAGCGTTAGCGCCGGCGCCGAAGTGATCGCCGACGGCAACATACATATTTATGGCATGATGCGGGGCCGTGCCCTGGCAGGCGTATCTGGCGATGTTCAAAGCCAGATTTTTTGCACGCATCTGTCTGCTGAACTGGTATCCATCGCCGGTCGATACTGGCTCAGTGACCAGATACCGGAATCCTATTTAGGACAGGCTGCACGGTTAAATCTCAACCTGCTGGATAACGTTCTAAACATCAAACCTCTAGATTAA
- a CDS encoding YcgN family cysteine cluster protein: MMQLPFWEQKTLAEMSDEEWEALCDGCGRCCLHKLIDEDTEEVYFTNVACNQLNIKSCQCRNYSRRFEYEPDCIKLTRENLVTFNWLPETCAYRLVHEGKSLPHWHPLIVGSKAAMHQAQISVRYIAVRENDVVDWQDHILNKPDWAR; the protein is encoded by the coding sequence ATGATGCAATTACCTTTTTGGGAACAAAAAACGCTGGCTGAAATGTCTGATGAGGAGTGGGAAGCTCTTTGTGACGGCTGTGGGCGTTGTTGCTTGCATAAGCTTATTGATGAGGATACCGAAGAGGTTTATTTCACCAATGTGGCATGTAATCAATTGAATATCAAAAGTTGCCAGTGTCGCAATTATTCACGTCGTTTTGAATATGAACCGGATTGCATCAAACTGACGCGAGAGAATTTAGTCACGTTCAATTGGCTACCGGAAACGTGCGCTTATCGTCTGGTCCATGAAGGGAAAAGCCTGCCACATTGGCATCCACTGATTGTTGGCTCAAAGGCGGCGATGCACCAGGCACAAATATCGGTACGCTATATTGCCGTACGGGAAAACGACGTGGTGGACTGGCAAGACCATATCCTCAACAAGCCTGATTGGGCACGTTGA
- the nhaB gene encoding sodium/proton antiporter NhaB, with protein MLDIPVHSILLKNFLGKSPDWYKLTILLFLVINPLLFFFVSTFAAGWLLVIEFIFTLAMALKCYPLQPGGLLALEAIFIGMTNPDQVWHEVTGNIEVLLLLVFMVAGIYFMKQLLLFVFTRLLLNIHSKIGLSLAFCIAAAFLSAFLDALTVIAVIISVAVGFYDIYHRFASSQGEYTDINDDSGLTEDAHKQSLEQFRSFLRSLLMHAGVGTALGGVMTMVGEPQNLIIAKSAGWDFVSFFLRMTPVTMPVFLSGILICILVERFKLFGYGSTLPAIVRNVLQDYDREATAKRTSQDRARLVIQALIGIWLIIALAFHFAEVGLIGLSVIILATSLGGITEEHAIGKAFQDALPFTALLTVFFTIVAVIIDQHLFSPIINFVLRSSSSSQMTLFYLFNGLLSSISDNVFVGSVYINEARHAYEQGSISLQQFELLAVAINTGTNLPSVATPNGQAAFLFLLTSTLAPLIRLSYGRMVWMALPYAITMTLVGLLCVEYTLVPLTDIFLKLQWITYPTIPLSVGH; from the coding sequence ATGTTGGACATACCTGTTCACAGTATTCTCCTCAAGAATTTTTTAGGTAAATCACCAGACTGGTACAAACTCACCATACTGCTGTTTCTAGTTATAAACCCATTGCTGTTCTTTTTTGTCAGTACTTTCGCTGCCGGGTGGTTGCTCGTCATCGAATTTATTTTCACTCTGGCCATGGCATTAAAATGTTACCCCTTGCAGCCAGGCGGATTACTGGCACTGGAAGCGATATTCATTGGCATGACCAACCCAGACCAAGTGTGGCATGAAGTCACTGGCAACATTGAAGTTTTATTATTGTTAGTATTTATGGTTGCCGGCATCTACTTTATGAAACAGCTGTTGCTGTTTGTGTTTACCCGCTTGCTACTAAATATCCATTCAAAAATTGGGTTATCTCTTGCCTTCTGTATTGCGGCAGCGTTTCTTTCCGCATTTCTGGATGCATTGACCGTGATTGCGGTTATTATTAGCGTAGCAGTTGGTTTTTATGATATTTATCATCGATTTGCCTCAAGTCAGGGTGAGTACACGGATATCAATGATGATAGCGGCCTGACAGAAGATGCGCATAAACAATCACTAGAACAGTTTCGCAGCTTCCTACGCAGCCTGTTGATGCATGCCGGTGTTGGCACAGCATTGGGAGGTGTGATGACCATGGTGGGCGAACCGCAAAACCTGATTATTGCCAAAAGCGCGGGTTGGGATTTCGTCAGTTTCTTTCTGCGGATGACCCCTGTTACCATGCCAGTATTCTTATCCGGCATTCTGATTTGTATTCTGGTTGAACGCTTTAAGCTGTTTGGGTACGGCAGTACATTGCCCGCCATTGTGCGCAATGTGCTGCAAGACTATGACCGGGAAGCAACAGCCAAACGTACGTCACAGGATCGTGCTCGTCTGGTAATACAGGCTCTCATTGGCATCTGGTTGATTATCGCGCTGGCGTTTCATTTTGCTGAAGTAGGATTAATTGGCCTATCGGTGATTATCCTGGCCACTTCGCTCGGCGGCATCACGGAAGAACATGCTATCGGGAAAGCCTTCCAGGATGCGCTACCTTTTACCGCCCTGCTGACAGTCTTTTTTACTATTGTGGCAGTGATCATTGATCAGCATTTGTTTAGCCCTATCATTAATTTTGTCTTGCGATCATCTTCCAGTTCACAGATGACGTTGTTTTATCTGTTCAATGGTCTACTGTCATCTATTTCAGATAACGTGTTTGTGGGTTCGGTTTATATCAATGAAGCGCGGCACGCCTACGAGCAAGGAAGCATTTCTCTGCAACAGTTTGAATTGTTGGCCGTGGCCATTAATACCGGGACCAATCTACCATCAGTGGCAACACCAAATGGTCAGGCGGCATTTCTGTTTCTGTTGACATCTACATTGGCCCCCTTGATCCGTCTCTCTTATGGCCGAATGGTTTGGATGGCGCTACCTTACGCCATAACGATGACACTGGTCGGTTTGCTGTGCGTCGAGTATACACTGGTCCCACTTACCGATATCTTTTTGAAATTGCAATGGATTACCTATCCGACAATTCCTTTATCAGTCGGTCATTAA
- a CDS encoding TIGR00341 family protein: MALRLLELVLQERDSGDVRELLKDCKVLEHRHIRLTDDEVLVRILLDAVQSETVLDLLEKQYTGREGYRVMVLPVEATLPRAQVEPEETAAPEPSAPEEKTPERIGREELYEDIKNGAQLSRVYMALVALSTVVAAIGLYHNSVAVIIGAMVIAPLLGPNIALSLGITLGDVSLLRKGLLTALAGNVAALALSVLIGLLLDVDPTLSELVLRTQVGLGDIVLALASGCAGALAFTTGVSTALIGVMVAVAMLPPLVTSGLLFGGGHPTLAMGALSLFLVNLICVNLAGVTTFLIQGIKPTNWWDKVQAKKATRIAIALSIVLLAVLVGIILLVHKG; encoded by the coding sequence ATGGCGCTACGCTTGCTCGAATTGGTGTTGCAGGAGAGGGATAGCGGCGACGTCCGCGAGCTTCTTAAGGATTGCAAGGTACTTGAACACCGACATATCCGGTTGACCGATGACGAAGTGCTGGTGCGCATTCTGTTGGATGCAGTGCAAAGTGAAACGGTATTGGATTTACTGGAGAAACAATACACCGGCAGAGAGGGCTACCGGGTAATGGTCCTGCCGGTCGAAGCGACATTGCCACGCGCCCAGGTGGAACCAGAGGAAACTGCCGCGCCCGAACCATCTGCGCCAGAAGAAAAAACGCCCGAGCGGATCGGCCGTGAGGAGTTATATGAAGACATTAAGAACGGCGCGCAATTGTCACGAGTCTATATGGCACTGGTGGCGCTGTCCACGGTGGTGGCGGCGATCGGCCTGTACCACAACAGCGTGGCGGTTATTATCGGAGCCATGGTCATCGCGCCACTGCTCGGTCCAAATATTGCGCTGTCGCTCGGCATTACATTAGGCGATGTGTCACTGCTTCGGAAAGGGCTCCTGACGGCGTTGGCAGGGAATGTGGCGGCATTGGCACTGTCCGTACTCATCGGTTTGCTTTTGGACGTGGACCCAACATTGTCCGAATTAGTGTTGCGCACTCAGGTAGGTCTGGGCGACATCGTGCTGGCACTGGCGTCCGGCTGCGCAGGCGCATTGGCATTCACAACGGGAGTATCGACTGCATTGATTGGCGTCATGGTGGCGGTAGCAATGTTGCCGCCACTAGTGACCTCAGGTCTGCTGTTTGGTGGTGGGCATCCTACCTTGGCCATGGGAGCCCTTTCGCTGTTTCTGGTGAACTTGATTTGTGTGAATCTGGCGGGAGTAACGACGTTTTTGATACAGGGTATCAAACCGACGAACTGGTGGGATAAGGTTCAGGCCAAGAAAGCCACGCGTATTGCGATTGCGCTATCGATTGTCCTGTTGGCGGTGCTGGTCGGCATAATCCTGCTAGTACACAAGGGTTGA
- a CDS encoding SpoVR family protein, giving the protein MAITIDDRIQNPQRLNDGPDWTFDLLQIYLDEIDRVAKLYRLDTYPHQIEVITSEQMMDAYSSIGMPINYAHWSFGKKFIETEQRYKHGQQGLAYEIVINSDPCIAYLMEENTMTMQALVIAHACYGHNSFFKGNYLFRSWTDASSIIDYLIFARQYIAQCEERYGVNEVERLLDSCHALMSYGVDRYKRPQKISLEEEKSRQKSREAYLQSQVNDLWKTLPRKEQEISPEKSRRFPSEPQENLLYFMEKNAPLLEPWQREILRIVRKISQYYYPQKQTQVMNEGWATFWHYTILNHLYDEGRVSDRFMMEFLHSHTNVIYQPPYNSPYYNGINPYALGFAMFQDIKRICQNPTDEDRYWFPDTAGKDWLDTLHFAMQNFKDESFISQFLSPKIMRDFRLFTVLDDDNNNYLEIAAIHDEKGYHKIRQELSAQYNLSNIEPNIQIWNVDLRGNRSLTLRYVPQNRAPLDKSAHEVMKHIYRLWGFDVYMEQMNEDGNIELLERCPPRNNPL; this is encoded by the coding sequence ATGGCTATAACGATTGATGATCGGATACAAAACCCACAACGTCTGAATGATGGACCTGACTGGACGTTCGATTTATTGCAAATCTATTTGGATGAGATAGATCGGGTAGCCAAACTGTACCGGTTGGATACCTATCCCCACCAAATCGAAGTAATCACCTCCGAACAAATGATGGATGCCTATTCCAGTATTGGAATGCCCATCAATTATGCGCACTGGTCATTTGGTAAGAAATTTATTGAAACAGAACAGCGCTACAAGCATGGTCAGCAAGGGCTAGCGTATGAAATCGTTATCAACTCTGATCCTTGCATCGCCTACCTGATGGAAGAAAATACCATGACAATGCAAGCGTTGGTAATAGCCCATGCCTGTTATGGACACAATTCTTTCTTCAAAGGAAATTATCTGTTTCGTAGTTGGACCGATGCCAGTTCAATCATTGATTACTTAATATTTGCCCGTCAGTATATTGCACAGTGTGAAGAGCGTTATGGTGTTAATGAAGTCGAACGGCTATTAGATTCTTGTCATGCATTGATGAGCTACGGTGTTGACCGCTACAAACGCCCACAAAAGATCTCACTGGAAGAAGAAAAGTCACGTCAAAAAAGCCGTGAAGCTTACCTGCAAAGTCAGGTCAATGATTTGTGGAAGACGCTTCCACGCAAAGAGCAGGAAATCTCACCAGAAAAATCACGTCGTTTCCCATCAGAACCTCAGGAAAATCTGCTTTACTTTATGGAGAAAAATGCGCCGTTACTTGAACCATGGCAGCGTGAAATACTTCGTATCGTGCGGAAAATAAGCCAGTACTATTATCCGCAAAAACAAACACAGGTTATGAACGAAGGTTGGGCCACATTCTGGCACTACACCATCCTTAATCACCTCTATGATGAGGGGCGGGTATCTGATCGTTTTATGATGGAATTTCTGCACAGCCATACTAATGTCATTTACCAGCCGCCTTACAATAGCCCTTACTACAATGGTATTAATCCGTATGCATTGGGCTTTGCCATGTTCCAGGATATCAAACGCATCTGCCAGAATCCAACGGATGAAGATCGCTATTGGTTTCCGGATACTGCTGGCAAGGACTGGTTAGATACCCTGCACTTCGCCATGCAGAATTTTAAGGATGAAAGTTTCATCAGTCAGTTCCTGTCACCCAAGATAATGCGTGATTTCCGTCTGTTTACCGTATTGGATGACGACAACAACAATTACCTCGAAATTGCGGCAATCCATGATGAAAAAGGCTATCACAAAATTCGGCAGGAACTCTCTGCCCAATACAATCTGAGTAATATAGAACCTAATATTCAGATTTGGAATGTGGATTTACGAGGCAACCGTTCATTGACACTGCGCTACGTTCCACAGAACCGGGCGCCACTGGATAAAAGCGCGCATGAAGTGATGAAACACATATACCGACTGTGGGGGTTTGACGTTTATATGGAGCAAATGAACGAAGATGGCAATATCGAACTGTTAGAACGCTGTCCGCCTCGGAATAATCCGCTATAG
- the rnd gene encoding ribonuclease D: MNYQLITTDAGLQQVCMQARRVTHVALDTEFVRTRTYYPQLGLIQLYDGDALSLIDPLVISDWTPFKALLQDVQVVKFLHAGSEDLEVFLNAFGMTPTPFIDTQILAAFLGRPLSCGFATLVEEYMQVTLDKSESRTDWIARPLSEKQCDYAAADVFYLLPMALRLVEEAKAAGWLEAALDECKLLCQRRQEVVDPALAYRDINNAWQLRGCHLACLQRLADWRLRKARERDSAVNFIVREEHLWQVARFLPNSLGEMDSLGLSGPEIRYHGKTLLMLVEESRNLAEADYPPPVINLIEYPGYKKVFKEIKSLIQSCSEHSGLSAELLASRRQINRLLNWHWKLTHQESKPELLAGWRNELLGDALREILANY; the protein is encoded by the coding sequence TTGAATTATCAGTTAATCACTACCGATGCCGGGTTACAGCAGGTTTGTATGCAGGCGCGCCGTGTCACTCATGTGGCGCTGGACACCGAATTTGTCCGCACCCGCACTTATTATCCGCAATTGGGATTGATTCAATTGTATGACGGTGATGCGCTTTCGCTTATTGATCCGCTGGTTATCAGTGATTGGACGCCGTTTAAGGCGCTGTTACAGGATGTGCAGGTAGTGAAATTCCTGCATGCGGGCAGTGAAGATCTTGAAGTGTTCCTCAATGCGTTCGGTATGACTCCCACACCTTTTATTGATACCCAGATTCTGGCGGCTTTCCTTGGCCGTCCGCTTTCTTGTGGTTTTGCAACGCTGGTAGAGGAGTATATGCAGGTTACATTGGATAAAAGCGAGTCACGCACGGATTGGATCGCTCGCCCACTAAGTGAGAAACAGTGTGACTATGCCGCCGCCGATGTGTTTTATCTGTTACCGATGGCCTTGAGACTGGTGGAGGAAGCTAAAGCAGCGGGCTGGTTAGAGGCGGCACTGGATGAATGCAAGCTGCTTTGTCAGCGTCGTCAAGAGGTTGTCGATCCAGCTCTGGCGTATCGAGATATCAATAATGCCTGGCAGTTGCGAGGGTGCCATCTGGCTTGTTTGCAGCGATTGGCCGATTGGCGGTTACGTAAAGCCAGAGAGCGTGATAGTGCGGTTAATTTTATTGTCAGAGAAGAACACCTCTGGCAGGTTGCTCGTTTCCTGCCAAATTCATTGGGTGAGATGGATTCACTGGGATTAAGCGGTCCGGAAATCCGCTATCATGGTAAAACCTTGCTAATGCTGGTGGAGGAGAGCCGTAATTTGGCCGAGGCGGATTATCCACCACCAGTAATCAATCTGATCGAATATCCTGGTTATAAAAAAGTCTTTAAAGAGATCAAGTCGCTAATTCAAAGCTGTAGTGAGCATAGTGGTTTATCTGCTGAATTGCTGGCCTCTCGCCGGCAAATTAATCGTCTGTTGAATTGGCACTGGAAATTAACACATCAGGAAAGCAAACCCGAGCTGCTTGCTGGTTGGCGTAATGAATTATTGGGTGACGCATTGCGAGAAATTTTGGCGAACTATTAA